TGTTAACAAAACGGTCGTACATGATATTCCATAGCTGATTGAAATTGTTTTTGTTTCCCCACCAGAACCAGTCACCATTCATTTCGTGGTAAGGTCTCCACAATACCGGAACCCCTGCATCACGAAGCTGCTTTAACGATATAGCGACCTTATCCAGATCGGCAATGAGGAGGTTATACTGCGTAGTGCCTGGCGTGACGTATTTATTGAACTCCGCCTGACTTACTTTGGCCTGCACATTGGCCCAAGTCAGCGGTCTACCCGGCAGCGCTTCATGAAAAGTCATCGTCACAATGCCACCTGCTCTGCTCCAACGAATAGCGCTATCGACGACATTTTTACGTTGTGCTGCTTCTGTAGCGTCAGATTGACCAGAGATGGCTCCCATCTCATAGCCGTGCAGACCCACATACGCCTGGCTGATTTTTTGGACCTTGTTGCTTAATTCATCTGGACTTTCCAAATAATCATGCTGACCAGTGATTGTTTTCTTTCCAGAGATGCTGAGTAAATAATTGTATAGTTCACGGGCCTGAGTACAAGCGTCCGAATTAACAGGTTGTAATGAAGCGGCATTCACCACAGACAGAGAATCACCAAATCCGACGGGAAACAAAGAAAAAATTATAACTACGGGGAGTACATGACGTATCAGTCGATACAGAGGAATAAAATTGAATCTCACTTTTGCTCTTCCTTTCGGTAGCCAGGCTGCCATCCTTACGGGAAGGCCCTTTAGCTTTGCGTACCTGCCTTTCGACAGGGCTGCGTTTATCGTTGGAAGGAGTTTGGATTCCTTCTTAACCTAAGTATCGACTTTTTTTTACCAAAATTTAATAGGTCATGTTCATGAATTTACAGGTTTTCGCCCAATTTCGACAGTTTGGGCTATAAATTTTCATCAATTCTTCTTTATTTCGTTTTTACGAAAACGATTATGAGATAAATTGATGACGGGCAATTTCATTCCAATCCATGCAAAAGCGTACAATATCCTCTTCAACCAACTCAGAGCCAGTCTGCACCTCTATAAAATCCACATCGGTTACAGCCAAAATACTATGCTTGGTTCCTTCAGGGATACGGACTACGTCACCGGCCTTCACTTTGTGCAGCTTCTCATTCAAAATAATTTCCGCTTCGCCGCTAATAATGGTCCAGATTTCGCTTCGTTTGAAGTGAAGCTGGTAGCTGATATTTTTACCTTTGTGTACGCGGATTCGTTTGGTCAGTACCTCATTACCCTCGTCATACTTTACATAGTCTACAACTCGATACTGCCCCCAACGACGTTCTTCATACATTGGACGCTGCTCATGAGCCTTGAGCACTTCCTTGATGCGTGGGCTTTCTGCCTTATTGGTCACAAGAATACCATCTGGGCTAGCGGCTACAATCAGATCATTCGTTCCAATGATCGCTACCGGAATGTCCAGCTCATTAATAAGACTTGTATTGACACAATCCTCCGTTACTACACCTCTGCCCACTTGCTGATTAGACATTTCTTCTGTGAGCGTATTCCAGGTGCCCAAATCCTTCCAAAAACCATCGTACGGAAGCACCACAATGTCTTTTTCCTTCTCGACTACTTCGTAGTCAAAGCTGATTTTCTCCAGAGACGCATATTGCTTTTGCATTTCTTCATAATTCAGCGGCAGGCCCTTGGATGCCAGGATATCCAGCAAATAGCTTAATTTGAATGCAAAAACCCCGCAGTTCCATAGAGCATTGCGTTCAATCAGACGCTCCGCCTGCTCCCGGTCGGGTTTCTCTTGAAAATGGCTCACTTCGCGGTAGCCTGTGCTACCTTGAGTGGCATCGTTTTTCGGAATAATATAACCGTATT
This window of the Paenibacillus polymyxa genome carries:
- a CDS encoding sugar phosphate nucleotidyltransferase, whose translation is MKLVLLSGGSGKRLWPLSNDSRSKQFLKVLESPEGISESMVQRVWRQLGDNGLSESSFIATGRAQVEMIQSQVGPNTRIIVEPERRDTFPAIALTATYLYSIAGVSPDEIIAILPVDPYVEDAFFASVAQLEHTLQESEGKLALIGVVPSYPSEKYGYIIPKNDATQGSTGYREVSHFQEKPDREQAERLIERNALWNCGVFAFKLSYLLDILASKGLPLNYEEMQKQYASLEKISFDYEVVEKEKDIVVLPYDGFWKDLGTWNTLTEEMSNQQVGRGVVTEDCVNTSLINELDIPVAIIGTNDLIVAASPDGILVTNKAESPRIKEVLKAHEQRPMYEERRWGQYRVVDYVKYDEGNEVLTKRIRVHKGKNISYQLHFKRSEIWTIISGEAEIILNEKLHKVKAGDVVRIPEGTKHSILAVTDVDFIEVQTGSELVEEDIVRFCMDWNEIARHQFIS